In Deltaproteobacteria bacterium, a single window of DNA contains:
- a CDS encoding RNA polymerase subunit sigma (Bacteria have multiple sigma factors which are active under specific conditions; the sigma factor binds with the catalytic core of RNA polymerase to produce the holoenzyme and directs bacterial core RNA polymerase to specific promoter elements to initiate transcription): protein REGLNELSGEHREVLVLNIMEGVTIAEISAIMNVPEGTVKSRLFHAKSRMAEILRTKGIPL from the coding sequence GAGGGAAGGATTGAACGAATTAAGCGGGGAGCACCGGGAGGTTTTGGTGCTCAATATCATGGAGGGGGTGACGATTGCCGAAATTTCGGCGATCATGAACGTTCCGGAAGGAACGGTAAAGTCGCGTCTCTTTCATGCAAAGAGCAGGATGGCCGAAATCCTGCGAACCAAAGGAATACCGCTATGA